Proteins encoded by one window of Arachis ipaensis cultivar K30076 chromosome B04, Araip1.1, whole genome shotgun sequence:
- the LOC107638440 gene encoding glycine-rich RNA-binding protein 2, mitochondrial has product MALCNKLGNFLRQSASGSGLAPAPSMLNYIRCMSSNRLFIGGLSYGVDDQSLRDAFSGFGDVVDAKVVTDRDTGRSRGFGFVNFSSDESASSALSGMDGQDLNGRVIRVSYANDRPTGPRGGGGGFGGGGGGYGGGGYRRGGGGGYGDPDF; this is encoded by the exons ATGGCATTGTGTAACAAGCTTGGAAATTTCTTGAGACAGAGTGCTTCCGGAAGTGGATTAGCACCTGCTCCATCGATGCTCAATTATATTCGCTGCATGTCCTCAAACAGGCTTTTCATTGGGG GCCTTTCATACGGAGTTGATGACCAGTCTCTTCGGGATGCATTCTCCGGCTTTGGGGATGTGGTTGATG CAAAGGTGGTCACTGATAGAGACACCGGAAGATCAAGAGGTTTTGGATTTGTCAACTTCTCAAGCGACGAGTCTGCAAGCTCAGCACTCAGTGGAATGGATGGGCAG GATCTAAACGGCCGAGTGATCAGGGTGAGCTATGCTAATGATAGGCCTACTGGACCTCGGGGTGGTGGCGGTGgttttggtggtggtggtggtggttatgGGGGAGGTGGTTACCGTAGAGGTGGAGGTGGTGGTTATGGTGATCCAGACTTCTAG